A DNA window from Gemmatimonadaceae bacterium contains the following coding sequences:
- a CDS encoding GntR family transcriptional regulator, with the protein MFAVNTDDPTPIYAQLDRSIRAAIAQGRLAVGDRLPTVRQLAVDLRVNANTVAKVYAELERSGVLATQRGVGTFVLASPPAPSHPKAATARRERERQLRPLTDRLLADAAAVGISLREIVEYLQGFETSRSTTEKT; encoded by the coding sequence GTGTTTGCCGTCAATACTGACGATCCGACTCCCATCTATGCGCAACTCGATCGCAGCATACGCGCGGCGATCGCGCAGGGGAGGCTCGCTGTGGGCGACCGCCTGCCGACCGTGCGCCAACTCGCGGTGGACCTCAGGGTGAACGCCAATACCGTCGCCAAGGTCTACGCCGAGTTGGAACGCTCGGGCGTGTTGGCGACGCAGCGCGGAGTGGGAACGTTCGTGCTCGCATCACCGCCTGCACCAAGCCACCCCAAGGCCGCGACCGCCCGCCGCGAACGCGAGCGCCAGTTGCGGCCGCTCACCGACCGTCTGCTGGCTGACGCCGCGGCGGTCGGCATCTCACTCCGGGAGATCGTGGAGTACCTCCAGGGGTTCGAGACGTCTCGCTCTACCACGGAGAAGACCTGA
- a CDS encoding slipin family protein: protein MTKKKKTGVRTPSPKHVAQSNARFNIVAVFVLLLSVAVGFSVSAAQKSPHGIVIGIVVGLILMLSPRIARQWERAVVLRLGKYNGLRGPGLFWVVPLIDNVSSWIDQRVITTNFNAEETLTSDTVPVNVDAVLFWMVYDPEKAALEVQDYARAVSWAAQTALRDIIGRTSLSDLLRGRERIESELQKLIDERCTPWGVTVQSVEMRDVIIPAALQDAMSREAQAAREKAARIILGEAEVEIAHLFKNAAMSYQDNPTALHLRAMNILYEGLKEKGALMLVPSTAVESMGLGGLLGAAAAQQTKLSQGQGA, encoded by the coding sequence ATGACCAAGAAGAAGAAGACCGGAGTCCGCACTCCGAGCCCGAAACACGTCGCGCAGTCGAACGCGCGGTTCAACATCGTCGCGGTGTTCGTGCTCCTGTTGTCCGTTGCCGTCGGATTCTCAGTGAGCGCCGCGCAGAAGAGCCCGCACGGAATCGTCATCGGCATCGTCGTCGGGTTGATCCTCATGTTGTCGCCGCGCATCGCGCGGCAGTGGGAGCGCGCCGTCGTGCTGCGCCTCGGGAAATACAATGGACTGCGCGGGCCCGGGCTCTTCTGGGTCGTCCCGCTCATCGACAACGTGTCGTCGTGGATCGACCAGCGCGTCATCACGACCAACTTCAACGCCGAGGAGACGCTCACGTCGGACACGGTGCCGGTAAACGTCGACGCGGTGCTTTTCTGGATGGTGTACGATCCCGAAAAGGCCGCGCTCGAGGTGCAGGACTACGCGCGCGCCGTGAGCTGGGCGGCCCAGACCGCGCTCCGCGACATCATCGGACGCACGTCGCTCAGCGACCTGCTCCGCGGACGCGAGCGCATCGAGAGCGAATTGCAAAAGCTCATCGACGAGCGCTGCACGCCCTGGGGCGTGACCGTCCAGTCGGTCGAGATGCGTGACGTCATCATCCCGGCCGCACTGCAGGACGCGATGTCGCGCGAAGCGCAGGCCGCGCGCGAGAAAGCCGCCCGCATCATCCTCGGCGAGGCCGAAGTGGAGATCGCGCACCTCTTCAAGAACGCGGCGATGTCATACCAGGACAACCCGACCGCGCTGCACCTTCGGGCGATGAACATCCTGTACGAGGGTCTCAAGGAAAAGGGCGCCTTGATGCTCGTGCCCAGCACCGCCGTCGAGTCCATGGGGCTTGGGGGCTTGCTGGGAGCCGCAGCCGCGCAGCAGACTAAGTTGAGCCAGGGGCAAGGCGCTTGA
- a CDS encoding Yip1 family protein has protein sequence MTEPSSVAAPPASTTPAAPPKASFWEDLIDIFFSPASVFRRNENKSVWPPLLFVSIAIGVIFFFTFNQLEPIFDAEFQRGMAKAAAQQPQLTPEAMAKMKGISESVTRYGLSVIMFFSVLVIGVVSWVIGKVVGSAQSFHAALVVAAWSYMPRVLGAILGGVQGLLMDPASLTGQLAISLSPARFFAADQPNPLMYQFLGRLDLITIWVTILLSVGLYVTGKVSKGRAAIFGVIIWLIGALPVLRTAYMSM, from the coding sequence ATGACCGAACCGTCCTCCGTCGCCGCGCCGCCCGCCTCGACAACGCCAGCGGCGCCACCGAAGGCTTCGTTCTGGGAAGACCTGATCGACATCTTCTTTTCGCCGGCGTCCGTGTTCCGCCGCAACGAGAACAAGAGCGTCTGGCCGCCGCTGCTGTTCGTGTCGATCGCCATCGGCGTCATTTTCTTCTTCACGTTCAACCAGCTCGAGCCGATTTTTGACGCCGAGTTCCAACGCGGCATGGCCAAGGCCGCGGCGCAGCAACCGCAGCTCACCCCCGAGGCAATGGCGAAGATGAAGGGAATCAGCGAGTCGGTTACTCGCTATGGCCTCTCGGTAATCATGTTCTTCTCAGTTCTGGTAATCGGGGTCGTCTCCTGGGTCATCGGCAAGGTCGTCGGGTCGGCGCAGTCCTTCCACGCGGCGCTCGTCGTCGCGGCCTGGTCGTACATGCCGCGAGTCCTCGGCGCGATCCTTGGCGGAGTGCAAGGATTGCTTATGGATCCGGCGAGCCTCACCGGGCAACTGGCGATTTCTTTGAGCCCCGCTCGCTTCTTCGCGGCCGATCAACCGAATCCGCTCATGTACCAGTTCTTGGGTCGGTTGGATTTGATAACGATCTGGGTGACGATCTTGCTGTCGGTTGGCCTCTATGTGACGGGCAAGGTGAGCAAGGGACGCGCGGCAATCTTCGGCGTCATCATCTGGCTCATTGGCGCACTGCCCGTCCTGCGAACGGCCTACATGTCCATGTGA
- a CDS encoding HEAT repeat domain-containing protein encodes MFLGFTGILPFLGVIPAWIAERKGRSGFGWWVYGTTMFVIALPHALMLKDADDLAEFIDELRPCPSCAKTIRADATYCRFCKHAVPPGERLDDDASNASLIRSLASRDDNTREKAIILLGDRGPWAKEALPQLRTLLDDSSRRVRIRAEWAVERIDDEGPRVRRFDPPPPQG; translated from the coding sequence ATGTTTCTCGGATTTACGGGGATTCTTCCTTTCCTCGGCGTGATCCCGGCATGGATCGCCGAGCGAAAGGGACGCAGTGGGTTCGGCTGGTGGGTCTACGGCACGACGATGTTCGTCATAGCCCTGCCCCACGCGTTGATGCTGAAAGACGCGGATGACCTCGCCGAGTTCATCGACGAGTTACGTCCTTGTCCGTCGTGCGCCAAGACGATTCGCGCCGATGCGACCTACTGCCGCTTCTGCAAGCACGCCGTTCCACCCGGCGAACGCCTCGACGACGACGCCTCGAACGCGTCTTTGATCCGAAGCCTCGCCTCGCGCGACGACAACACACGCGAGAAGGCCATCATCCTCCTCGGTGACCGCGGCCCATGGGCCAAGGAGGCTCTCCCGCAACTGCGGACCTTGCTCGACGACTCTTCACGCCGAGTTCGCATCCGCGCCGAATGGGCCGTCGAACGCATCGACGATGAAGGACCTCGCGTCCGACGCTTCGATCCCCCACCACCACAAGGCTAG
- a CDS encoding GGDEF domain-containing protein, with protein MSTHTPTQNLTERRRSFPLPTPRSYRRFAAESMLSIERVLGRSRYAERAGVFNNAEMVVWQSTRRFWLAGAVAAGGIVLRLTGWARGPVWPILAIAPAYVIFVALLTVFIEGRERVTRVALVVLALADVMAIYATALLVTSPAYYGRALLLSLLALQLMQMFFLRSPALTVVVASSAAYLGLLVAADHRGIFIDWREQCWMLCVFLIVSFHGMILQASANQRLAALVDLFAAAQRGDFGRTFVESRNREPDAITVLGRAYNHMRSELAEIAFTDNLTSCLNRNGFEYALDQIIDSASRRETEIAILAVDIDHFKAINDSAGHLVGDMVLREVAMLLLDASRAGDVVGRVGGEEFVMLLPGADSETAGVVAERLMDSMRSHTFRVPQGNKKVTISVGIASERISEPYIAGALRARADEALYVAKRLGRDRVVLWAPGMRSNATPPYARRVSGAFG; from the coding sequence ATGTCGACGCACACTCCTACGCAGAATCTGACCGAGCGACGGCGCTCGTTCCCGCTTCCCACGCCGCGCTCGTATCGTCGATTCGCCGCCGAGTCGATGTTGTCCATCGAGCGCGTGCTGGGCCGTTCGCGCTACGCCGAGCGGGCCGGCGTCTTCAACAACGCGGAGATGGTGGTGTGGCAGTCCACCCGGCGCTTCTGGCTCGCGGGAGCCGTGGCGGCGGGCGGCATTGTGCTGCGCCTCACGGGCTGGGCGCGCGGGCCGGTCTGGCCGATCCTCGCTATCGCGCCGGCGTACGTCATCTTCGTCGCGCTTTTAACAGTCTTTATTGAAGGACGCGAAAGGGTCACGCGCGTGGCGCTCGTCGTGCTCGCGCTTGCGGACGTCATGGCGATTTATGCGACGGCGCTCCTCGTCACGAGCCCCGCGTACTACGGCCGCGCCCTCCTGCTGAGCCTTCTGGCTCTGCAATTGATGCAGATGTTCTTCCTACGCTCGCCCGCCCTCACGGTGGTCGTCGCGTCGTCAGCCGCGTACCTGGGCCTCCTGGTCGCGGCGGACCATCGCGGCATCTTCATCGACTGGCGCGAGCAGTGCTGGATGCTCTGCGTCTTTCTCATCGTGTCGTTCCACGGGATGATCCTTCAGGCGAGCGCCAACCAGCGCCTCGCCGCGCTCGTCGACCTCTTCGCGGCGGCCCAGCGTGGTGACTTCGGGCGCACGTTCGTGGAATCGCGCAACCGCGAGCCCGACGCCATCACGGTGCTCGGCCGCGCCTACAACCACATGCGGTCCGAGCTCGCCGAGATCGCGTTCACGGACAACCTCACGAGCTGCTTGAATCGCAACGGATTCGAGTATGCGCTCGACCAGATCATCGACAGCGCGTCGCGCCGTGAGACCGAGATCGCGATCCTCGCCGTCGACATCGATCACTTCAAGGCCATCAACGACTCGGCGGGCCACTTGGTCGGCGACATGGTGCTGCGCGAGGTAGCCATGCTGCTGCTCGACGCGTCGCGCGCCGGGGACGTTGTCGGGCGAGTCGGAGGAGAAGAGTTCGTGATGCTGCTCCCGGGCGCCGACAGCGAAACCGCGGGGGTGGTCGCCGAGCGACTGATGGACTCGATGCGCTCGCACACGTTCCGCGTTCCGCAGGGCAACAAGAAGGTGACGATCAGCGTCGGTATCGCATCGGAGCGAATCAGCGAGCCGTACATAGCCGGAGCGCTGAGAGCGCGCGCCGACGAGGCGCTGTACGTCGCGAAACGGCTCGGCCGAGATCGAGTCGTGTTGTGGGCGCCGGGGATGCGATCGAACGCGACGCCACCGTACGCGAGGAGAGTGTCGGGGGCGTTCGGGTAA
- a CDS encoding DinB family protein: MTTTRVQDPTTTHPDYIADLIHESYAGPAWHGPCVVEALAGVDAEAATKRIAPHRHSIWELVLHLAHGRHLLIERLTNESIPPFPRPIKEPWWPASPADLSETAWLVDRDLLDDYQERLLAAIRAATPEQLARVPERSDTPIARQLVGMALHDTYHAGQIKLMALAAGV; this comes from the coding sequence GTGACGACGACGCGAGTGCAGGACCCGACCACCACGCATCCCGACTACATCGCTGATCTGATTCACGAATCGTATGCCGGCCCGGCCTGGCACGGCCCGTGTGTCGTTGAAGCGCTGGCCGGCGTCGACGCCGAAGCGGCGACCAAGCGCATCGCGCCGCACCGCCACTCGATCTGGGAGCTCGTGTTGCACCTCGCGCACGGACGCCACCTGCTGATCGAGCGACTCACCAACGAAAGCATTCCGCCGTTTCCTCGGCCGATTAAAGAACCCTGGTGGCCCGCGTCGCCGGCCGATTTGAGTGAGACGGCGTGGCTGGTCGATCGCGATTTGCTGGACGACTACCAGGAACGCCTGCTCGCCGCGATCCGCGCGGCCACGCCCGAGCAGCTGGCGCGCGTCCCGGAGCGCTCCGATACGCCGATCGCGAGACAACTGGTCGGCATGGCGCTGCACGACACTTATCATGCAGGGCAGATCAAGCTGATGGCGTTGGCGGCAGGTGTATAG